A window of Candidatus Deferrimicrobiaceae bacterium genomic DNA:
GCGCTGGGGGCCGAGGTCCTTTCCTCCCTCTCCCCCGACCAGCACTTCATCAAGATCGTCCACGACGAGATGGCGAAGATGATGGGGGGACAGGAACAGGACCTGGACCTGGCGAGGCGCCCGCCGGTCCCCGTGATGCTTGTGGGCCTGCAGGGATCGGGGAAGACGACCTCCTGCGGAAAACTCGCCCTCCACCTCCAGAAGAGAAAACGGCGCCCGTTTCTGGTCCCGGCCGACGTCTACCGCCCCGCGGCCATCGAGCAGCTCAAGGTCCTGGGCAGCCAGATCGGCATCCCCGTCTTCGACAGCCCCCCTTCCGGCGACCCCGTCGAGATCTGCCGGCAGGCGGTCCGGCAGGCCGACCTCTCCGGCTGCGACACCGTCCTTCTGGACACCGCCGGGAGGCTCCACATCGACGAGGAGCTGATGGAGGAGCTGCGCAGGATCAAGGAGGCGGTCGATCCCGGGGAGATCCTTCTGGTGGCCGACGCGATGACCGGCCAGGACGCGGTGAACGTCGCCCGGGCGTTCCACGAGAAGGTGGGGTTGACCGGCGTCATCCTCACCAAGATGGACGGCGACGCCCGCGGCGGAGCGGCGCTTTCCATCCGGGCGGTCACGGGCGCGCCCATCAAGTTCGTCGGCGTCGGCGAGAAGACGGACGCCCTCGAGGCCTTCTTCCCCGACCGGATGGCCTCCCGGATCCTCGGGATGGGGGACATCCTGACCCTCGTGGAGAAGGCGCAGGAGACGGTCGACGAGAAGAAGGCGCAGGAGCTTGCGCGCAAGATCCGCCGGAGCGAGTTCACCCTCGAGGATTTCCGGGACCAGCTGGTAAGCATAAGGAAGATGGGGTCGATCGAGGACCTCCTCGGGATGATCCCGGGGATGGGGGGGAAGATGAAGGAGCTCAAGGCGGCCGCCCCGGACGAGAAGGAGCTTTCGCGGGTCGTGGCGATCATCGACTCGATGACCCGCGCGGAGCGGGAAAATGCGAAGATCATCAACGGCAGCCGCCGCAAAAGGATCGCCCTGGGGAGCGGGACGACCGTCCAGGACGTGAACCGGCTGCTCAAGAACTTCCAGCAGGCGGAAGGGATGCTCAAGCGGTTCTCGAAGGCGGGGGGGAAGAAAGGCGGGAAAAGGCTGCCGATTTTCTAGGCAGGACCGTGATATCGTAAATCGGGAAGACCGATTCGGGAGGTGAGGAGATGGCGGTGAAGATTCGTCTGACGCGCACGGGCAGGAAGAAG
This region includes:
- the ffh gene encoding signal recognition particle protein, whose amino-acid sequence is MFENLSEKFQGVLKKLRGHGRISEGNVEEALREVRLALLEADVNYKVVKDFTAAVREKALGAEVLSSLSPDQHFIKIVHDEMAKMMGGQEQDLDLARRPPVPVMLVGLQGSGKTTSCGKLALHLQKRKRRPFLVPADVYRPAAIEQLKVLGSQIGIPVFDSPPSGDPVEICRQAVRQADLSGCDTVLLDTAGRLHIDEELMEELRRIKEAVDPGEILLVADAMTGQDAVNVARAFHEKVGLTGVILTKMDGDARGGAALSIRAVTGAPIKFVGVGEKTDALEAFFPDRMASRILGMGDILTLVEKAQETVDEKKAQELARKIRRSEFTLEDFRDQLVSIRKMGSIEDLLGMIPGMGGKMKELKAAAPDEKELSRVVAIIDSMTRAERENAKIINGSRRKRIALGSGTTVQDVNRLLKNFQQAEGMLKRFSKAGGKKGGKRLPIF